A genomic stretch from Empedobacter stercoris includes:
- a CDS encoding SixA phosphatase family protein, producing the protein MKNLFLMRHAKSKWNENVSDQFRSITDIGELKTKKIAHYLNENFELNFDQVFSSKAVRAKETSQLVKPILFPSQIIHIEDDLYTFSHYLLDKWIRNLDNQLQNVLIFGHNPAFTDITNQLGNEMIYNLPTSGFVWIQFDSDNWKTIAKGKTMKIITPKEIK; encoded by the coding sequence ATGAAAAATTTATTTTTAATGCGTCATGCAAAAAGTAAATGGAACGAAAATGTGTCTGATCAATTCCGTTCTATTACTGACATTGGTGAATTGAAAACGAAAAAAATTGCGCACTATTTAAACGAAAATTTTGAACTAAACTTTGACCAAGTATTTTCGAGCAAAGCCGTTCGAGCTAAAGAAACTTCTCAATTGGTCAAACCAATTCTTTTTCCCTCGCAAATAATTCATATCGAAGATGATTTATATACATTTTCTCATTATTTATTAGATAAATGGATTAGAAATTTGGACAATCAATTGCAAAATGTTCTTATTTTTGGACATAATCCTGCGTTTACCGACATTACAAATCAATTAGGAAACGAAATGATTTACAATCTCCCAACATCTGGATTTGTATGGATACAATTCGATTCAGATAATTGGAAAACGATTGCAAAAGGTAAAACCATGAAAATAATTACACCTAAAGAAATTAAATGA
- the ppk1 gene encoding polyphosphate kinase 1 — translation MKKYINREISWLSFNARVLQEASDETVPLLERIRFLGIYSNNLDEFYSVRYSTILRSIQFKDVEIVYQNIVPDQTDEELIDEINEIVRQQRVQYDDLHNQLFKELENHNIFVIDDTSIPENYLEFISEYFYNEFIHTVGVFILDDIKKAPPLRDGSFYLAVKMQLKDKIQYALLIVPTHLFPRFIVLPKFDENTYVMYLEDIIRYHLKDIFKMFDFESIEAHSIKITRDSELDFDNDLEHSLLEKVINSLENRKKGVPVRLVYDAEIAPDTLKFFLKKLRLDEYDSINPGGKYHNKRDLMSFPSFDISGLTYDKIKPIIQNKPFSYNSYFQAFSENEQMMMAPYHDYSLLLKFLREAAIDPKVTKIKITIYRVAKDSQVMHSLINAAMNGKEVTAVLELRARFDESNNAMWSKKLQEAGVNVIFGVPGLKVHSKIGYIERKPDNGLAHKYVFISTGNFHAGTAKIYTDYTYFTTNPGITKDVEQIFKFFGANYLNLTYNHLLVSPYGTRKKIVKMIKREVKNHQAGLPAEINMKLNSLSDKQIIDLLYKASQKGVKVRLVVRGINCLIPGVKNLSENIECVSVIDKFLEHPRIYWFKNAGDDKVYISSADMMERNLDNRVEVACPIYDHKFKKIVMDTFNLSFEDNIKGRKITAASSLEYKRNNKKPNRSQYTTYEYLKELNEQENED, via the coding sequence ATGAAAAAATACATCAACCGAGAAATCAGCTGGCTTTCTTTCAATGCACGTGTGTTGCAAGAAGCTTCTGACGAAACTGTTCCATTGTTAGAACGAATTCGTTTTTTGGGAATTTATTCTAATAATTTAGACGAATTTTATTCTGTTCGCTATTCAACAATTTTGCGTTCAATACAGTTCAAAGACGTTGAAATTGTTTACCAAAATATTGTACCCGATCAAACCGATGAAGAATTGATTGACGAAATTAATGAAATTGTTCGTCAACAGCGTGTTCAGTACGATGATTTACACAATCAATTGTTCAAAGAATTAGAAAATCACAACATTTTTGTAATTGATGACACTTCTATTCCAGAAAATTATTTAGAATTTATTTCCGAATATTTTTATAACGAATTTATTCATACTGTTGGTGTATTTATTTTAGACGACATCAAAAAAGCACCGCCTTTGCGTGATGGATCGTTTTATTTAGCTGTCAAAATGCAATTAAAAGATAAAATTCAATATGCTCTTTTGATTGTGCCAACCCATTTATTTCCACGCTTTATCGTGCTTCCAAAGTTTGACGAAAATACGTATGTGATGTACTTGGAAGATATTATTCGTTATCATTTGAAAGATATTTTCAAGATGTTTGATTTCGAATCAATCGAAGCACATTCAATTAAAATTACGCGCGACAGTGAACTCGATTTTGATAATGACTTAGAACATAGTTTATTAGAAAAAGTAATCAACAGTTTAGAAAATCGTAAAAAAGGAGTTCCTGTTCGATTGGTGTACGATGCCGAAATTGCGCCAGATACACTAAAATTTTTCTTGAAAAAATTACGACTTGACGAATATGACAGTATCAATCCAGGAGGAAAATACCACAACAAACGCGATTTGATGAGTTTTCCAAGCTTTGATATTTCTGGTTTAACATATGATAAAATCAAACCAATTATTCAGAATAAACCATTTAGCTACAACAGTTATTTTCAGGCTTTTTCTGAAAACGAACAAATGATGATGGCACCATATCACGATTATTCGTTGCTATTAAAATTTTTGAGAGAAGCCGCAATTGATCCTAAAGTAACAAAAATTAAAATCACTATTTATCGTGTTGCCAAAGATTCGCAAGTGATGCATTCGTTGATAAACGCTGCAATGAATGGCAAAGAAGTTACTGCTGTTTTAGAACTTCGCGCACGTTTTGATGAATCAAACAACGCCATGTGGTCAAAGAAATTACAGGAAGCTGGTGTTAATGTTATTTTCGGAGTTCCTGGACTGAAAGTACATTCGAAAATTGGTTACATTGAGCGTAAGCCTGATAATGGTTTAGCTCATAAATATGTATTTATCAGCACAGGTAATTTTCATGCAGGAACAGCAAAGATTTATACGGATTACACATATTTCACAACAAATCCTGGAATCACGAAAGATGTAGAACAGATTTTTAAATTTTTCGGAGCAAACTATTTAAATTTAACCTACAATCATTTATTGGTTTCACCTTATGGAACGCGCAAAAAAATTGTAAAGATGATTAAGCGAGAAGTTAAAAATCATCAAGCTGGTTTACCTGCCGAAATCAATATGAAACTAAATAGTTTAAGCGATAAACAAATCATCGATTTATTATATAAAGCATCACAGAAAGGTGTGAAAGTACGTTTGGTTGTTCGTGGAATTAATTGTTTGATTCCAGGAGTTAAAAATCTATCCGAAAATATCGAATGTGTAAGTGTAATTGATAAATTTTTGGAACATCCACGAATTTATTGGTTCAAAAATGCAGGCGATGATAAAGTTTATATTTCTTCGGCTGATATGATGGAACGAAATTTAGATAACCGTGTCGAAGTGGCTTGTCCAATTTACGATCATAAATTCAAGAAAATAGTCATGGATACGTTTAACCTTAGCTTTGAAGATAATATAAAAGGCCGTAAAATTACAGCGGCATCATCGTTAGAATATAAACGAAATAATAAAAAACCAAATCGCTCTCAATACACAACCTACGAATATTTAAAAGAATTAAACGAACAAGAAAATGAAGATTAG
- a CDS encoding Ppx/GppA phosphatase family protein yields MKIRKLGAIDIGSNAMRLLINYVYEEEGRAPIFNKTSIVRMPIRLGHDVFIDGQICENNVERICDAMLSYALMMKVYDVEIYKAYATSAMREAKNGNEVAKKVMKKSGINIEIIDGKTEAELLFNTELGAFIKDKKIYLYVDVGGGSTELTLLKDNKVFTSKSFEVGTVRLLENKVAPTTFEEMKEWIQENIGHDEIELIGSGGNINHVYKYSGVKLGMPLSSTYVKKHYQTLQSMTAEERMQNFNMKPDRADVVVYALEIYNNVLKWSHAKKIHVPKVGLSDGVIREIYKNL; encoded by the coding sequence ATGAAGATTAGAAAATTAGGCGCAATTGATATAGGTTCTAACGCTATGCGGTTGTTGATTAATTATGTTTATGAAGAAGAAGGTCGTGCACCTATTTTTAATAAAACGAGTATTGTCCGCATGCCAATTCGTTTGGGACATGACGTTTTTATTGATGGACAAATTTGCGAAAATAACGTGGAACGTATTTGTGATGCCATGTTATCGTATGCCTTAATGATGAAAGTTTATGATGTAGAAATATATAAAGCTTATGCAACTTCTGCTATGCGCGAAGCAAAAAATGGCAATGAAGTAGCTAAAAAAGTGATGAAAAAGTCTGGCATTAACATCGAAATTATTGATGGAAAAACAGAAGCAGAATTACTTTTTAATACCGAATTAGGTGCATTTATCAAAGATAAAAAAATCTATTTATATGTGGATGTTGGTGGTGGTAGTACTGAATTAACTTTATTAAAAGATAACAAGGTTTTTACATCAAAATCATTTGAAGTTGGTACTGTTCGTTTATTAGAAAACAAAGTTGCTCCAACTACTTTTGAAGAAATGAAAGAATGGATTCAAGAAAACATTGGACATGATGAAATAGAATTAATTGGTTCTGGAGGAAATATCAACCATGTGTACAAATATTCGGGAGTAAAATTGGGAATGCCATTAAGCAGTACTTATGTTAAAAAACATTACCAAACCCTACAAAGCATGACTGCTGAAGAACGAATGCAAAACTTTAATATGAAACCCGATCGTGCAGATGTTGTTGTATATGCTTTAGAAATATATAATAATGTGCTAAAATGGTCGCATGCAAAAAAAATACATGTTCCAAAAGTTGGACTTTCTGATGGAGTTATTCGAGAAATTTATAAAAATTTATAA
- a CDS encoding T9SS-dependent M36 family metallopeptidase produces the protein MKKNLTLLFSAFVLSMAAHAQTAEQIVDNYETKAIAGNVEYKFAQTINDNATQRVYTQRTYQGIPIYNSYSTYIIKENQVISKTSSENFNISLNNANISPALSMDDALNKAAQFEGLKILSNTNSTQEGIYFSNEESAELVYYINEDNQAILSYTFSYQLVKENQNDIIHVVINAMNGEIIEKHNNTLSCGFDHGSFHNENLATFNKADWDWLYSDVNNAAAPQYNVYQLPLEAPNRGGRSFANSSVFNAVASPNGWHNTADSTIKTRTEGNNVRAVRDHNSIGYQTYNSAYNTITLKDTDYADGGNNLNFDFPMDLTEHPYTNWEAATTNLFYMNNMMHDIFYNYGFTEANGNFQKENFDKGGTGNDDVVALAQTGLSIGAINNATFATPPDGRSPRMAMYLWKKTPVPLIINSPENIAGGYQATIPTWGGALTSTALTKDLTLLLKSETTGTPYDGCGTITNTAEVNDKIAVIYRGDCSFESKVKTAQNAGAKGAIIVNNVAGMINMSGSDTTITIPAISISKADGDAIIKELENKTVVNASLVKGEDSYIDGSLDNGIIAHEYGHGISNRLTGPITNANCLNNLEQMGEGWSDFFGLMITQLPTDTSTTKRGIGTFATSQNPDGAGIRPTVYSTDKTVNPARYGLLKSFGNGDSPHNTGYVWASMLWDLNWKMVNKYGFSPDMYNGKAGNNMTIQLVMTGLKLQPCAPGFVDGRDAILKADEQLFEGANKCDIWEAFANRGLGYSAKQGSANSRIDGTEAFDMPPADVLECKLSTSDIKESTFQMYPNPAKDIVYITDKSIKNDIKVDIVDMTGKVVSTKTVKFDGQKGSISTENLPKGIYILKFETSNGTVTKKLIKN, from the coding sequence ATGAAGAAAAATTTAACGCTGCTATTTTCAGCGTTTGTTTTATCTATGGCTGCGCACGCCCAAACGGCAGAGCAAATTGTAGATAATTACGAAACGAAGGCAATAGCTGGTAATGTTGAGTACAAATTTGCTCAAACAATTAATGACAACGCCACACAACGAGTTTACACGCAAAGAACTTATCAAGGTATTCCGATTTATAACAGTTACTCAACTTATATTATTAAGGAAAACCAAGTCATCTCTAAAACTTCATCAGAGAATTTTAATATTTCTTTAAATAATGCCAACATTTCTCCTGCTCTTAGTATGGACGATGCTTTGAACAAAGCCGCACAATTTGAAGGTTTAAAAATTTTATCTAATACCAACTCAACTCAAGAAGGAATTTATTTCTCTAATGAAGAGTCTGCTGAACTTGTTTATTACATTAATGAAGATAATCAAGCAATCTTAAGCTATACATTTAGTTATCAATTAGTAAAAGAAAACCAAAACGATATCATTCATGTTGTCATCAATGCAATGAATGGCGAAATTATCGAAAAACATAACAACACATTAAGTTGTGGATTTGACCATGGATCTTTTCATAATGAGAATTTAGCAACATTCAATAAAGCAGATTGGGATTGGTTATATAGTGACGTTAATAATGCAGCTGCTCCTCAATACAATGTTTACCAATTACCTTTAGAAGCTCCTAATCGTGGAGGAAGATCTTTTGCCAATTCCTCTGTTTTTAACGCTGTAGCTTCTCCTAACGGTTGGCACAATACAGCAGATTCAACAATAAAAACAAGAACAGAAGGTAATAACGTGCGAGCTGTAAGAGATCATAATTCTATTGGATATCAAACTTATAATTCTGCATACAACACAATCACATTAAAAGATACCGATTATGCTGACGGTGGAAATAATTTGAATTTCGATTTTCCAATGGATTTAACTGAACATCCTTACACAAATTGGGAAGCTGCAACTACAAACTTGTTCTATATGAACAATATGATGCATGATATTTTCTACAACTATGGATTCACAGAAGCTAACGGAAACTTTCAAAAAGAAAACTTTGACAAAGGTGGTACAGGAAATGATGATGTTGTTGCATTGGCACAAACAGGTTTGTCAATAGGAGCTATTAACAACGCTACATTTGCTACTCCGCCAGATGGTAGATCTCCAAGAATGGCGATGTATCTATGGAAAAAAACACCAGTACCACTTATTATCAATTCACCCGAAAATATTGCAGGTGGATATCAAGCAACTATCCCTACTTGGGGAGGAGCTTTGACTTCTACAGCTTTAACAAAAGACTTAACTTTACTTTTAAAAAGTGAAACCACTGGAACTCCATACGATGGATGTGGAACAATTACTAACACAGCAGAAGTAAATGATAAAATTGCTGTCATCTATCGTGGAGATTGTTCTTTTGAATCAAAAGTAAAAACCGCACAAAACGCAGGAGCAAAAGGAGCTATTATTGTAAATAATGTCGCTGGAATGATTAATATGTCAGGTAGTGATACCACAATTACAATTCCTGCAATTTCTATTAGCAAAGCAGACGGTGACGCTATTATAAAAGAATTAGAAAATAAAACGGTTGTGAATGCTTCGCTTGTAAAAGGTGAAGATTCTTATATTGACGGAAGTTTAGACAACGGTATTATCGCTCACGAATATGGACATGGAATTTCTAATCGATTAACAGGTCCTATTACAAATGCGAACTGTTTAAATAACCTTGAACAAATGGGAGAAGGTTGGTCTGATTTCTTTGGATTGATGATTACGCAATTACCAACAGATACAAGTACAACCAAAAGAGGTATTGGTACTTTTGCGACAAGTCAAAATCCTGATGGCGCTGGTATTCGTCCTACAGTCTATTCTACTGATAAAACTGTTAATCCTGCCAGATACGGTTTATTAAAAAGCTTTGGAAATGGTGACTCTCCTCATAATACAGGTTATGTTTGGGCATCTATGCTTTGGGATTTAAACTGGAAAATGGTAAACAAATATGGCTTCTCTCCAGATATGTATAACGGAAAAGCAGGTAACAACATGACTATACAGTTAGTAATGACAGGACTAAAACTACAACCTTGTGCTCCAGGTTTTGTTGATGGTCGCGATGCAATCTTAAAAGCAGATGAGCAATTATTTGAAGGTGCTAACAAGTGTGATATTTGGGAAGCATTCGCTAATCGTGGTTTAGGTTACAGCGCAAAACAAGGAAGTGCAAATAGTAGAATTGATGGTACAGAAGCTTTTGATATGCCTCCTGCAGATGTATTAGAATGTAAATTATCTACGTCTGATATCAAAGAATCTACATTCCAAATGTATCCTAACCCTGCTAAAGATATCGTTTATATTACAGATAAATCTATCAAAAATGATATCAAAGTTGATATTGTTGATATGACTGGAAAAGTTGTTTCAACTAAAACAGTGAAATTTGACGGTCAAAAAGGAAGTATTTCTACCGAAAATTTACCAAAAGGTATTTACATCTTAAAATTTGAAACAAGTAACGGAACAGTTACAAAAAAATTAATCAAAAACTAA
- a CDS encoding ABC-F family ATP-binding cassette domain-containing protein, translated as MITVNDIAVQFGSTTLFSGVSFVINENDKIALMGKNGAGKSTLLKIVAGLNKPSLGNISAPKDAIIAYLPQHLLTEDNCTVREETSKAFAEYLSMKNEIDEINEQLTVRTDYESDAYMKLIERMTEVSEKFYSIEEVNYEAEVEKVLKGMGFSQEDLDRSTSEFSGGWRMRIELAKILLRKPDLILLDEPTNHLDIESIQWLEDFLKNQAKAVMVISHDRAFVDNITNRTIEVTMGRIYDYKAKYTDYLVLRQDRRIHQQKAYDEQQKFIAENKAFIERFRGTFSKTEQVQSRVRMLEKLDIIEIDELDTSALKLKFPPAARSGQYPVIVENLDKSYGDHIVFNDANMVIERGQKVALVGKNGEGKSTMIKAIMGEIDYNGKLEIGHNAQIGYFAQNQAALLDEDLTIFETVDRIAEGDIRTQIKSILGAFMFKGDDIDKKVKVLSGGEKTRLAMVKLLLEPYNVLILDEPTNHLDMKTKDIIKDALREFEGTVILVSHDRDFLDGLAEKVFEFGNKRVKEHFEDIKGFLATKKMETLNEIEK; from the coding sequence ATGATTACAGTTAATGATATTGCCGTTCAATTCGGTTCTACAACGTTATTTAGTGGAGTTAGTTTTGTGATAAATGAAAATGACAAAATTGCCTTGATGGGCAAAAACGGAGCAGGTAAATCTACTTTACTAAAAATTGTTGCAGGTCTCAACAAGCCTTCTTTAGGGAATATTTCAGCGCCAAAAGATGCAATCATCGCTTATTTACCTCAACATTTGCTTACTGAAGACAATTGTACAGTTCGCGAAGAAACGTCAAAAGCGTTTGCTGAATATCTTTCGATGAAAAATGAAATTGATGAAATCAATGAGCAATTAACTGTAAGAACTGATTACGAAAGTGATGCGTACATGAAATTAATCGAGCGTATGACAGAAGTAAGCGAAAAATTTTATTCGATAGAAGAAGTAAATTACGAAGCCGAAGTAGAAAAAGTTTTGAAAGGAATGGGATTTTCGCAAGAAGACCTCGATCGATCAACTTCCGAGTTTTCTGGAGGATGGCGTATGCGAATTGAATTGGCTAAAATTCTTTTACGCAAACCAGATTTAATTTTATTGGATGAGCCAACAAACCACTTGGATATCGAATCGATTCAATGGTTAGAGGATTTCTTAAAAAATCAAGCCAAAGCTGTCATGGTTATTTCGCATGACCGCGCATTTGTTGACAATATTACCAATCGAACAATTGAAGTAACGATGGGCCGCATCTATGATTATAAAGCAAAATACACCGACTATTTGGTTCTGCGTCAAGATCGTAGAATTCATCAGCAAAAAGCGTATGATGAACAACAAAAATTTATTGCTGAAAATAAAGCATTTATCGAGCGCTTTCGTGGCACATTTTCTAAAACAGAACAAGTGCAATCGCGTGTTCGTATGTTAGAAAAATTAGATATAATTGAGATCGATGAATTGGATACTTCTGCTCTTAAATTGAAATTCCCACCCGCTGCACGTTCTGGTCAATATCCTGTTATTGTCGAAAATTTAGACAAATCCTACGGTGATCATATTGTCTTTAATGATGCGAATATGGTGATTGAACGTGGTCAAAAAGTTGCTTTGGTTGGAAAGAATGGAGAAGGAAAATCGACAATGATTAAAGCAATTATGGGCGAGATTGATTATAATGGAAAATTAGAAATTGGTCACAATGCTCAAATTGGATATTTTGCTCAAAACCAAGCTGCATTATTGGACGAAGATTTGACTATTTTCGAAACTGTTGATCGTATTGCCGAAGGTGATATCAGAACACAAATCAAAAGTATTTTGGGTGCATTTATGTTCAAAGGCGATGATATCGATAAAAAAGTAAAAGTTTTGTCAGGTGGAGAAAAAACACGTTTGGCGATGGTAAAATTATTATTAGAACCTTATAATGTGTTAATTTTAGATGAGCCAACAAATCACTTGGACATGAAAACAAAAGATATCATCAAAGATGCGTTGAGAGAGTTTGAAGGAACCGTAATTTTAGTTTCTCACGATCGTGATTTCTTAGATGGTTTAGCAGAAAAAGTGTTCGAATTTGGAAATAAACGCGTCAAAGAACATTTTGAAGATATTAAAGGCTTCTTGGCTACAAAAAAAATGGAAACATTGAATGAAATAGAAAAATAA
- a CDS encoding YchJ family protein, translated as MNCPCCSGKEYKKCCEPFHLNNEVPKTPEELMRSRYSAFSKVLPKYLVDTTHESTRKNNDFSDIEDWAKSNKWLKLEIVFANADKVRFRAYYQDKQGEIYEHDELSTFVQENGKWFYVDGEFY; from the coding sequence ATGAATTGTCCTTGTTGTTCAGGAAAAGAATATAAAAAATGTTGCGAACCGTTTCATTTAAACAATGAAGTTCCAAAAACGCCAGAGGAATTGATGCGTTCTCGTTATTCAGCATTTTCAAAAGTTTTGCCTAAATATTTGGTTGATACGACGCACGAATCTACCCGAAAAAATAATGATTTTAGTGATATCGAAGATTGGGCAAAATCAAATAAATGGTTGAAGTTAGAAATTGTTTTTGCAAATGCCGATAAAGTTCGTTTTAGAGCTTATTATCAAGATAAACAAGGGGAAATCTATGAGCATGACGAGCTTTCTACATTTGTGCAAGAAAATGGCAAATGGTTTTATGTAGATGGAGAGTTTTATTAA